A section of the Rhizomicrobium sp. genome encodes:
- a CDS encoding DUF5690 family protein, translating to MESRFQRALSKSNPVIFTAVAGLAGFSAYFAMYAFRKPFTAATYDHVLGWHFALDYKIALIVAQVAGYALSKFIGVKVISEIEPRRRAPAIIGLIGVSWLALVAFALFPAPWNVVTLFVNGLPLGMIWGLVFGFMEGRRVSEVLASMMCASFILSSGVVKSVGVWLIQAWHVDRFWMPAATGALFMPLLLASVWVLGRLPPPGARDEAERVKRLPMNGAERAEFLRAYGPGLIAIVFAYILLTAFRDFRDNFAAEIWTALGYGGEAEIFSASELPVAIIALIGMAAVIAVRDNRRALMVIHAMVGGGFVLLGLSTLAFQMHLVSPLVWMILAGSGLYIAYNPINAVLFDRLVAVSGRVANAGFLIYVADSSGYMGSVALLLWRNFGQSSLNWLQFFTMGAYVTGIGGAAATLAAAIYFYRRSLDRSIGAGGVAAPLPAASLSGGA from the coding sequence GTGGAAAGTCGTTTTCAGCGGGCGCTGTCGAAAAGCAATCCCGTCATTTTCACCGCCGTCGCCGGGCTGGCGGGATTCTCGGCCTATTTCGCGATGTACGCTTTCCGCAAGCCGTTCACGGCGGCAACGTATGACCATGTGCTCGGCTGGCATTTCGCGCTCGACTACAAGATCGCCCTGATCGTCGCCCAGGTGGCCGGCTACGCCCTCTCCAAATTCATCGGCGTGAAGGTGATTTCGGAGATCGAGCCGCGCCGCCGCGCCCCGGCCATCATCGGGCTGATCGGCGTCTCGTGGCTGGCGCTAGTCGCCTTCGCCCTCTTCCCCGCCCCGTGGAACGTCGTCACCCTCTTCGTCAACGGCCTGCCGCTCGGGATGATCTGGGGCCTGGTGTTCGGCTTCATGGAGGGTCGTCGCGTATCCGAGGTCCTGGCCTCGATGATGTGCGCCAGCTTCATCCTGTCGTCCGGCGTGGTGAAGTCCGTCGGCGTCTGGCTGATCCAGGCCTGGCATGTCGATCGGTTCTGGATGCCGGCGGCGACGGGGGCGTTGTTCATGCCGCTGCTGCTCGCTTCGGTCTGGGTGCTCGGCCGATTGCCGCCGCCGGGCGCCCGCGACGAGGCCGAGCGGGTCAAGCGCCTGCCGATGAACGGTGCCGAGCGCGCCGAGTTCCTGAGAGCCTATGGGCCGGGTCTGATCGCCATCGTGTTCGCCTATATCCTCCTGACCGCCTTTCGCGATTTTCGCGACAACTTCGCCGCCGAGATCTGGACCGCCCTGGGGTATGGCGGCGAGGCTGAGATATTCTCCGCCAGCGAATTGCCGGTGGCGATCATCGCCCTGATCGGGATGGCGGCGGTGATCGCGGTCCGCGACAATCGGCGGGCCCTGATGGTCATTCATGCGATGGTGGGAGGCGGGTTTGTGCTGCTGGGTCTCTCCACGCTGGCGTTCCAGATGCATCTGGTCTCGCCCCTGGTGTGGATGATCCTGGCCGGATCGGGCCTCTATATCGCCTACAATCCGATCAACGCCGTGCTGTTCGACCGGCTGGTGGCGGTCAGCGGACGGGTCGCGAATGCCGGCTTCCTGATCTATGTGGCGGACTCGTCCGGTTACATGGGCAGCGTGGCGCTTCTGCTCTGGCGCAATTTCGGCCAATCCTCGCTCAACTGGCTGCAGTTCTTCACGATGGGCGCCTATGTCACCGGAATCGGCGGCGCCGCCGCGACCCTCGCCGCGGCCATCTATTTTTACCGCCGCTCCCTGGACCGGAGCATCGGCGCGGGCGGCGTGGCCGCGCCCCTGCCCGCCGCGTCGCTCTCCGGTGGCGCCTGA
- the guaB gene encoding IMP dehydrogenase has translation MTIREALTFDDVLLVPAASEVLPGQVDTRTRLTKSVELGIPLISSAMDTVTEAGLAIAMAQAGGIGVIHKNLSIEEQAEHVRRVKRFESGMVVNPVTIAPDATLADALALMERYRISGIPVVEGANGRGAGRLVGILTNRDVRFANDPREKVSALMTKDKLVTVREGVKPDEAKRLLHQHRIEKILVVDDAYRCVGLITVKDIEKAQKYPNACKDERGRLRVAAATGVGEDGYARAQALVEAECDVIVVDTAHGHSKGVLDAITRIKKKSNYVQVAAGNVATADGARALIDAGADCVKVGIGPGSICTTRIVAGVGVPQLTAIMDAVEAARKAGIPVIADGGIKYSGDLAKAIAAGADVAMVGSLLAGTEEAPGEVFLYQGRSYKGYRGMGSMGAMARGSADRYFQAEVSDTLKLVPEGVEGQVPYKGPVSGVVHQIIGGLRAAMGYTGCKDIAAFHKKAQFVRITGAGLRESHVHDIVVTREAPNYPGGQ, from the coding sequence ATGACCATCCGCGAAGCACTGACTTTCGACGATGTCTTGTTGGTGCCCGCGGCTTCCGAAGTCCTTCCCGGCCAGGTCGATACCAGAACGCGGCTGACCAAGTCGGTCGAGCTCGGCATCCCCCTCATCTCCTCGGCGATGGACACGGTCACGGAAGCGGGCCTCGCCATCGCCATGGCCCAGGCCGGCGGCATCGGCGTCATCCACAAGAACCTCTCGATCGAGGAGCAGGCCGAGCATGTGCGGCGCGTGAAGCGCTTCGAGAGCGGCATGGTCGTCAACCCGGTCACCATTGCGCCCGACGCGACGCTGGCCGACGCGCTGGCGCTGATGGAGCGCTATCGGATCTCCGGAATTCCGGTGGTCGAAGGCGCCAATGGCCGGGGCGCGGGGCGCCTCGTCGGCATCCTGACCAACCGCGACGTGCGCTTCGCCAACGATCCGCGCGAGAAGGTCTCCGCGCTGATGACCAAGGACAAGCTGGTCACGGTGCGCGAGGGCGTGAAGCCGGACGAGGCTAAGCGGCTCTTGCATCAGCATCGCATCGAGAAGATCCTGGTCGTCGACGACGCCTATCGCTGCGTCGGGCTGATCACCGTCAAGGACATCGAGAAGGCGCAGAAATATCCCAACGCCTGCAAGGACGAGCGCGGCCGCCTGCGCGTCGCCGCCGCGACCGGCGTCGGCGAGGACGGCTATGCCCGCGCCCAGGCGCTGGTCGAGGCGGAATGCGACGTCATCGTGGTCGACACCGCGCATGGCCATTCCAAGGGCGTGCTCGATGCCATCACCCGCATCAAGAAGAAGTCGAATTACGTCCAGGTCGCCGCCGGCAATGTCGCGACGGCGGACGGCGCGCGTGCCCTGATCGATGCGGGCGCCGATTGCGTGAAGGTCGGCATCGGACCGGGCTCGATCTGCACCACGCGCATCGTCGCGGGCGTCGGCGTGCCGCAGCTCACCGCGATCATGGATGCTGTCGAGGCCGCCCGGAAGGCCGGCATCCCGGTGATCGCGGACGGCGGCATCAAATATTCCGGCGACCTTGCCAAGGCGATCGCCGCCGGCGCCGACGTCGCCATGGTCGGCTCGCTGCTCGCGGGCACGGAAGAGGCGCCGGGCGAGGTGTTCCTCTACCAGGGCCGCTCCTACAAGGGCTATCGCGGCATGGGCAGCATGGGCGCGATGGCGCGCGGTAGCGCCGACCGCTACTTCCAGGCCGAAGTCTCCGACACGCTGAAGCTGGTGCCCGAAGGCGTCGAGGGCCAGGTGCCGTACAAGGGCCCGGTCTCGGGCGTGGTGCACCAGATCATCGGCGGGTTGCGGGCCGCGATGGGCTATACCGGCTGCAAGGATATCGCGGCGTTCCACAAGAAGGCGCAATTCGTCCGCATCACCGGCGCGGGCCTGCGCGAGAGCCATGTCCACGACATCGTGGTGACGCGCGAAGCGCCGAACTACCCGGGCGGGCAGTAA
- a CDS encoding HD domain-containing protein produces MTDPNPGSTDIIDRIADIFARRGAEAYLGERVTVAEHMLQTATLAQAEGASDALIATALLHDIGHFTSEFGEYSPGDTIDKLHEAAGAKVLAGYFPTAVTEAVRLHVAAKRYLCATDQTYYDKLSGASKHSLSLQGGPMRAAEVAAFRRLEHHEDAVRLRRWDDGGKTTGRRTLTFDAFRPLLQRVAVRDSTALIIPTRSSPAAWP; encoded by the coding sequence ATGACCGACCCGAACCCGGGCAGCACCGACATCATCGACCGGATCGCCGATATTTTCGCGCGGCGCGGCGCGGAAGCCTATCTCGGCGAGAGGGTCACCGTGGCCGAACACATGCTGCAGACCGCAACGCTGGCGCAGGCCGAAGGCGCATCCGACGCCCTGATCGCCACCGCGCTTCTGCACGACATCGGGCACTTCACCAGCGAATTCGGCGAATACTCCCCCGGCGACACCATCGACAAGCTCCACGAGGCGGCGGGCGCGAAGGTTTTGGCAGGCTATTTCCCGACCGCCGTCACCGAAGCGGTCCGCCTGCATGTCGCCGCCAAGCGCTATCTCTGCGCCACGGACCAGACGTATTACGACAAGCTCTCCGGGGCGTCCAAGCACAGCCTGTCGCTCCAGGGCGGGCCCATGCGTGCCGCCGAGGTCGCCGCGTTTCGCCGTCTGGAACACCACGAAGACGCGGTGCGCCTGAGGCGTTGGGACGACGGCGGCAAGACGACCGGCCGGCGGACCCTGACGTTCGACGCGTTTCGGCCGCTGCTGCAACGCGTCGCCGTCCGCGATTCGACCGCGTTGATCATTCCCACTCGATCGTCCCCGGCGGCTTGGCCGTGA
- a CDS encoding RsmB/NOP family class I SAM-dependent RNA methyltransferase, giving the protein MRPAARLQAAIDILTALETTDQPADRLIRDYFRARRYAGSKDRAAVAERVFSILRHRVSLAWTMQDDTPRALALGSVARDGEDPDLLFTGQDHAPSPLTDDERGRLKAPRGEPPLHAEGEFPQFLEGELTRAFGDHVLREMAALQQRAPVDLRVNTLRRERGEVLSALVAQGFAAAPTPFAPHGIRIASGEASSSLGRGAMFESGAFEFQDEAAQIAALLVGARPDMRILDLAAGAGGKTLALAAAMRNRGEIVACDIRQPALQALAARATRAGAKNIRTHLLDERVPLEGRFDAVLLDAPCSGSGTWRRQPELRWKLTPKLLAQRIALQDELLARAATLVKPGGRLIYATCSILPSENEDRVAAFRARHPAFAPVSAADVWARETGAEAPPGMAADFRATPLTTGTDGFYAAILIHNTAPKGALDKGEG; this is encoded by the coding sequence TTGCGGCCCGCCGCCCGACTCCAGGCCGCCATCGACATCCTCACTGCGCTCGAAACGACCGACCAGCCGGCGGACCGGCTGATCCGTGACTATTTCCGCGCCCGCCGTTACGCCGGCTCGAAGGATCGCGCGGCGGTGGCGGAGCGGGTGTTCTCCATCCTGCGCCATCGCGTCTCGCTCGCCTGGACGATGCAGGACGACACGCCGCGGGCGCTCGCGCTCGGCTCCGTCGCGCGCGACGGCGAAGACCCCGACCTCCTGTTCACCGGTCAGGACCACGCCCCTTCGCCGCTGACTGATGACGAACGCGGCCGGCTGAAGGCGCCGCGCGGCGAGCCGCCGCTCCATGCCGAGGGCGAGTTTCCGCAATTCCTCGAAGGCGAACTGACCCGCGCCTTCGGCGACCATGTGCTGCGGGAAATGGCGGCACTTCAGCAGCGCGCGCCGGTGGACCTGCGCGTGAACACCTTGCGGCGGGAGCGCGGCGAGGTGCTGAGCGCGCTCGTCGCGCAAGGCTTCGCCGCGGCGCCCACGCCTTTCGCGCCGCACGGCATCCGCATCGCATCGGGCGAAGCGTCGTCGAGCCTCGGCCGCGGCGCGATGTTCGAGAGCGGGGCGTTCGAATTCCAGGACGAGGCGGCGCAGATCGCGGCGCTGCTGGTCGGCGCGCGGCCGGACATGCGCATCCTCGATCTCGCGGCCGGCGCCGGCGGCAAGACGCTGGCGCTCGCCGCCGCGATGCGGAACCGGGGCGAGATCGTCGCCTGCGATATCCGCCAGCCCGCGCTGCAGGCGCTTGCCGCCCGCGCGACGCGCGCCGGCGCGAAGAACATCCGCACCCACCTGTTGGACGAGCGCGTGCCGCTGGAGGGAAGGTTCGACGCCGTCCTGCTCGACGCGCCGTGCAGCGGCTCGGGCACCTGGCGCCGCCAGCCGGAGCTGCGCTGGAAGCTGACGCCGAAGCTCCTCGCGCAAAGGATCGCGCTCCAGGACGAATTGCTGGCCCGTGCCGCCACGCTGGTGAAGCCGGGCGGCCGGCTGATCTATGCCACCTGCTCGATCCTGCCGTCCGAGAACGAGGACCGCGTCGCCGCCTTCCGCGCACGGCACCCCGCCTTTGCGCCCGTTTCGGCGGCGGACGTCTGGGCCCGCGAAACCGGCGCCGAAGCGCCGCCGGGCATGGCCGCCGATTTCCGCGCCACGCCGCTCACGACCGGCACCGACGGCTTTTACGCCGCCATTCTTATCCACAACACCGCGCCCAAGGGCGCGCTGGACAAGGGAGAGGGCTGA
- the guaA gene encoding glutamine-hydrolyzing GMP synthase has protein sequence MSAPVLVIDFGSQVTQLIARRVREAGVYCEIVPYNKAEEAIAAAPPQAIILSGGPASVTEADTPRAPQAVFDLGVPVLGICYGEMTMAEQLGGKVEGGHHREFGRADILIEKESPLLAGLGGLGHREPVWMNHGDKIVAIPPGFSVVATSENSPFAVIADEARKLYGIQFHPEVVHTPRGAQIYSNFVLGIAGIRPEWNMHAFREHEIAKIRKQVGKAKVICGLSGGVDSSVAAALIHEAIGDQLTCIFVDTGLMRAGESEEVVSLFRNHYNIPLVHAEAQDLFLGRLAGVSDPEQKRKIIGSTFIDVFDAEAQKIGGADFLAQGTLYPDVIESVSATGGPSVTIKSHHNVGGLPARMKMKLVEPLRELFKDEVRALGRELGLPESFVGRHPFPGPGLAIRVPGEITREKLDILRRADTIYLDEIRKAGLYDKIWQAFAVLLPVRTVGVMGDARTYDSVCALRAVTSSDGMTADYYPFEHSFLAKVSTRIVNEVRGINRVVYDITAKPPGTIEWE, from the coding sequence ATGAGTGCTCCCGTACTGGTCATCGATTTCGGCTCCCAGGTCACGCAATTGATCGCGCGGCGCGTGCGCGAGGCCGGCGTCTATTGCGAGATCGTCCCCTACAACAAGGCGGAGGAGGCGATCGCCGCCGCGCCACCCCAGGCGATCATCCTCTCCGGCGGCCCTGCCTCCGTGACCGAGGCCGACACGCCCCGCGCGCCCCAGGCCGTGTTCGATCTCGGCGTGCCGGTGCTCGGCATCTGCTATGGCGAGATGACGATGGCCGAGCAGCTCGGCGGCAAGGTCGAGGGCGGCCATCACCGCGAGTTCGGCCGCGCCGATATCCTCATCGAAAAAGAGTCGCCGCTGCTCGCGGGCCTCGGCGGCCTCGGCCACCGCGAGCCGGTATGGATGAACCACGGCGACAAGATCGTCGCGATCCCGCCGGGCTTTTCCGTGGTGGCGACGAGCGAGAACTCGCCCTTCGCGGTGATCGCCGACGAGGCGCGCAAGCTCTACGGCATCCAGTTCCACCCCGAGGTCGTGCACACGCCGCGCGGCGCGCAGATATACAGCAACTTCGTGCTCGGCATCGCCGGCATCAGGCCGGAATGGAACATGCACGCCTTCCGCGAGCACGAGATCGCCAAGATCAGGAAACAGGTCGGCAAGGCCAAAGTGATCTGCGGCCTTTCCGGCGGCGTCGATTCCTCGGTCGCGGCGGCCCTGATCCACGAGGCGATCGGCGATCAGCTCACCTGCATCTTCGTCGACACCGGCCTGATGCGCGCGGGCGAGAGCGAGGAAGTCGTCTCCCTGTTCCGCAACCACTATAACATCCCGCTGGTGCACGCGGAGGCGCAGGACCTGTTCCTCGGCCGCCTCGCCGGCGTCAGCGATCCGGAACAGAAGCGCAAGATCATCGGCTCGACCTTCATCGACGTGTTCGATGCCGAGGCGCAGAAGATCGGCGGCGCGGATTTCCTGGCGCAGGGCACGCTCTATCCCGACGTGATCGAAAGCGTCTCGGCGACCGGCGGGCCGTCGGTGACGATCAAGTCGCATCACAATGTCGGCGGTCTGCCGGCGCGCATGAAGATGAAGCTGGTCGAGCCCTTGCGCGAGCTCTTCAAGGACGAGGTCCGCGCGCTCGGCCGCGAGCTCGGCCTGCCGGAAAGCTTCGTCGGCCGCCACCCCTTCCCGGGACCGGGCCTCGCGATCCGCGTGCCGGGCGAGATCACCCGGGAGAAGCTCGACATCCTGCGCAGGGCCGACACCATCTATCTCGACGAGATCCGCAAGGCCGGATTGTACGACAAGATCTGGCAGGCCTTCGCCGTGCTCTTGCCGGTGCGCACGGTCGGCGTGATGGGCGACGCCAGGACGTATGACTCCGTCTGCGCATTGCGCGCCGTGACCAGCAGCGACGGCATGACGGCGGACTACTACCCCTTCGAGCATTCCTTTTTGGCGAAGGTCTCGACCCGCATCGTGAACGAAGTCCGCGGCATCAACCGCGTGGTCTACGACATCACGGCCAAGCCGCCGGGGACGATCGAGTGGGAATGA
- a CDS encoding DUF992 domain-containing protein yields MQNKFRLMMGVAAIAAGALAFAGTADAAPHGVKVGTLTCNVASGWGFVFGSSKDLHCTFHGNRDHGEHYTGSISKFGVDIGYTEGGVLVWGVFAPSSDIRPGALEGDYAGATASATVGVGLGANVLIGGLDKSIALQPVSVEGNKGLNVAAGIGAISLHSAP; encoded by the coding sequence ATGCAGAACAAATTTCGCCTGATGATGGGCGTTGCCGCGATTGCCGCCGGCGCCCTCGCCTTTGCCGGCACAGCGGACGCCGCCCCCCATGGCGTCAAGGTCGGCACGCTGACCTGCAACGTCGCAAGCGGCTGGGGCTTCGTGTTCGGTTCCTCCAAGGACCTGCACTGCACGTTCCACGGCAACCGCGACCATGGCGAGCACTACACCGGCTCGATCTCGAAGTTCGGCGTCGACATCGGCTACACCGAAGGCGGCGTGCTGGTCTGGGGCGTGTTCGCGCCCTCGTCCGACATCCGTCCCGGCGCCCTTGAGGGCGACTATGCGGGTGCCACCGCCTCGGCCACGGTCGGCGTCGGCCTCGGCGCCAATGTGCTGATCGGCGGCCTCGACAAGTCGATCGCGCTGCAGCCTGTCAGCGTCGAAGGCAACAAGGGCCTGAACGTCGCGGCCGGCATCGGCGCGATCTCGCTGCACTCCGCGCCGTAA
- a CDS encoding TauD/TfdA family dioxygenase has protein sequence MPDQTLATVPRLLDGGTALEIVLKDEPRRFHAVWLRDNAQDAATRSPTNGQRLVTLLDIPRETRIAEAAWAEGRLRLRFAPDDKMVTFEADWLLAHAYDKPMPDTAGWTGPHITRWDVGLADGIPPEDYGDIRADAAARLRWLKAVRRYGFARSTGAPATPGVPCDIAELFGYVRETNYGRLFDVRVEVNPSNLAYTNLGLQAHTDNPYRDPAPGLQILVCLENTAAGGDSVVVDGFKVAERLKTQSPRGFDLLTRYCARFEYAGAKGVRLRSKRPIIELGPDGELIAIRFNNRSAAPFTDIPYDDMMDYYAAYRRMAELIEDPALAVRFKLAPGDFFIVDNLRVLHARSAITGSGERWLQGCYADMDGLLSTIAALEEEGASP, from the coding sequence TTGCCGGACCAGACCCTCGCCACCGTACCCCGCCTGCTGGACGGCGGTACCGCCCTGGAGATCGTCCTGAAGGACGAGCCGCGGCGCTTCCACGCCGTCTGGCTGCGCGACAACGCCCAGGATGCCGCGACCCGCAGCCCCACCAATGGGCAACGCCTGGTGACGCTTCTGGACATCCCGCGCGAGACGCGCATCGCGGAGGCGGCATGGGCCGAGGGCCGGCTGCGCCTGAGGTTCGCCCCGGACGACAAGATGGTGACGTTCGAGGCGGACTGGCTGCTCGCCCACGCTTACGACAAGCCCATGCCGGACACCGCCGGCTGGACCGGCCCGCACATCACGCGCTGGGACGTCGGCCTGGCCGATGGCATACCGCCGGAAGACTACGGCGATATCCGCGCCGACGCGGCCGCGAGGCTGCGTTGGCTGAAAGCGGTCCGGCGCTACGGCTTCGCGCGTTCGACCGGCGCGCCGGCGACGCCCGGCGTGCCATGCGATATCGCCGAACTGTTCGGCTATGTGCGGGAGACCAATTACGGCCGCCTGTTCGACGTTCGGGTCGAGGTCAATCCGAGCAATCTCGCCTACACCAATCTCGGTCTTCAGGCCCACACCGACAATCCCTATCGCGATCCGGCCCCCGGCCTGCAAATCCTGGTCTGCCTTGAAAACACCGCGGCGGGCGGCGACTCCGTCGTCGTCGACGGCTTTAAGGTCGCGGAGCGCCTGAAGACGCAGTCGCCGCGCGGCTTCGACCTGCTCACCAGATATTGCGCCCGCTTCGAATATGCGGGCGCGAAGGGCGTCAGGCTGCGGTCCAAGCGGCCGATCATCGAGCTCGGGCCGGACGGCGAATTGATCGCCATTCGCTTCAACAATCGTTCCGCCGCACCCTTCACCGACATTCCCTATGACGACATGATGGATTACTACGCCGCGTATCGGCGCATGGCGGAGCTGATCGAGGATCCGGCCCTGGCGGTGCGCTTCAAACTGGCGCCGGGCGATTTCTTCATCGTCGACAATCTGCGCGTGCTGCACGCGCGCAGCGCCATCACCGGCAGCGGCGAACGCTGGCTGCAGGGATGCTATGCGGACATGGACGGCCTGCTGTCGACCATCGCCGCGCTGGAGGAAGAGGGAGCCAGCCCATGA